A genome region from Neptunomonas japonica JAMM 1380 includes the following:
- a CDS encoding universal stress protein translates to MFKKVLVPIDLNEPAFADQALKLALREVQEEGSELHMITVVPGFTNAFVASYFSEKDHKKAVKEVARKLQEYAHKVVPSEIQPTLRVYEGSPAEIIVHYISSKEINLVIMPAHHRSKIDEFLLGSVSARVAERAKCSVLLLKD, encoded by the coding sequence ATGTTTAAAAAAGTACTCGTCCCCATTGATTTAAATGAACCGGCTTTTGCTGATCAAGCGCTAAAATTGGCGTTACGTGAAGTGCAAGAGGAGGGATCAGAATTACACATGATTACTGTTGTTCCTGGGTTCACTAATGCATTTGTTGCATCTTACTTTAGTGAGAAAGATCACAAGAAAGCAGTAAAAGAAGTAGCGCGTAAGCTACAAGAATATGCACATAAAGTGGTGCCTTCTGAAATACAGCCTACACTACGTGTATATGAAGGTTCGCCGGCAGAAATAATTGTTCATTATATCTCTTCAAAAGAGATTAATTTGGTTATTATGCCCGCTCACCATCGCTCTAAAATTGATGAATTTTTACTGGGTTCAGTATCTGCACGAGTAGCTGAGCGCGCTAAATGTTCTGTATTGTTATTGAAAGATTAA